In the genome of Dermacentor silvarum isolate Dsil-2018 chromosome 1, BIME_Dsil_1.4, whole genome shotgun sequence, one region contains:
- the LOC125946005 gene encoding uncharacterized protein LOC125946005 — MSQDHSNKHSCSNLPTECCRIRHTRHVCRNYATVATRPGRTLEVKDEVSQAVKLETRETAAASIPTMAHHQLPEYDDQCDWKAYITKAEAYFEATGVSDSGKKRALLVAALSTRTVQVLAGQVAPRKPNSLTYEEAVKVLDDYFDPKRHEITESFRFFNRCQLEGSSRTPAMDAVLSEFQDVFSTELGLIDGHPVHLKLKEGATPKFYHQPLLGLLKADRPTPALAATRIQRWALYLGGFRYQLQYCPGPANEPDDWQLSSPEADVYARNFGTGEKWTPGIVQSKIGSRVVAIRTPAGSVRRHVDQVRKRENLPPPLGTDQEAGNQASRTGTPSDYPQSPRPSAEQGGIPEPEHEIQPELAASNAATDEPDSPPQALRRSTRQRKPVQRLQY, encoded by the exons ATGTCCCAGGATCACAG CAATAAACATTCATGTTCCAACCTTCCAACTGAGTGCTGTCGTATTCGGCATACACGGCACGTGTGCCGCAACTAtgcaacagtggcgacgaggccaGGTAGAACCCTCGAAGTGAAGGATGAAGTAAGCCAGGCAGTCAAGTTGGAAACAAGGGAAACAGCGGCCGCGAGTATACCGACCATGGCTCATCACCAGCTGCCAGAGTACGACGACCAGTGTGACTGGAAGGCCTACATCACGAAGGCAGAAGCTTATTTTGAGGCAACTGGCGTCAGTGACTCGGGAAAGAAGAGGGCGTTGCTGGTAGCTGCATTAAGTACGCGCACCGTGCAAGTGCTCGCAGGACAGGTTGCACCGAGGAAGCCTAACTCGCTGACGTACGAGGAAGCAGTCAAAGTTTTGGATGACTACTTCGACCCCAAGCGTCATGAGATAACGGAGAGCTTCCGGTTCTTCAATCGCTGCCAGTTGGAAG GAAGCAGCCGTACCCCAGCCATGGATGCCGTCCTGTCAGAGTTCCAAGACGTCTTCAGCACCGAGCTGGGTCTAATCGACGGGCACCCTGTCCATTTGAAGCTCAAGGAAGGAGCCACGCCGAAGTTTT ACCACCAGCCGCTCCTGGGCCTGCTGAAGGCGGACCGACCAACTCCTGCATTGGCAGCCACTAGAATACAGCGCTGGGCACTGTACCTGGGCGGATTCCGCTATCAGCTTCAATACTGTCCTG GGCCAGCCAACGAACCAGACGATTGGCAACTGTCATCACCTGAAGCTGACGTGTACGCCCGCAACTTCGGAACGGGAGAGAAATGGACTCCAGGAATTGTACAGTCCAAAATAGGTTCTCGGGTGGTTGCCATACGAACGCCGGCCGGATCAGTACGACGACATGTTGACCAGGTGCGGAAGCGGGAAAATTTGCCGCCACCGCTTGGTACAGATCAAGAAGCGGGAAATCAAGCATCAAGAACAGGTACTCCTAGTGACTACCCACAATCGCCGAGACCGTCAGCTGAACAAGGGGGCATACCCGAACCAGAGCATGAAATCCAACCGGAACTCGCAGCGAGCAACGCTGCCACGGATGAACCCGACAGCCCACCCCAAGCTTTGCGGCGCTCTACACGTCAAAGAAAACCAGTACAGCGACTCCAGTATTAA